A window of the Cystobacter fuscus genome harbors these coding sequences:
- a CDS encoding terpene synthase family protein: MNQQSIHQTLETVDWGPPPPLNKHYPGIHREADLWLESVGLTDKPGRLAKHRRIEVPLFAAMAYPTASRDNLLLAHDWMAWLFEYDDQFDEGDDGHSTDRARQSRESLLSILDDTSTVAREVPRRTLQSGLSDIWSRLRAVAPPGLRERFAGHVADYLESYEWETHNRRVGYCPDVEEYLAKRQHTGAAHPCFDLVVPAAGIQYGRVDWTNARRGRLEYLSSEIITLSNDLVSFPKEMEQGDVHNIVIILMRRHGHPEQEAVLRTVGLLESRIADFEREASGLARAPLGLNDDTKLYIHGLKVWYQANYFWSLKCRRFIVDQVDEAAH; this comes from the coding sequence GTGAATCAACAGTCCATCCACCAGACGTTGGAAACGGTCGACTGGGGGCCTCCGCCGCCCCTCAACAAGCACTACCCGGGGATCCATCGGGAAGCGGATCTCTGGCTGGAGAGCGTGGGACTGACGGACAAGCCGGGCCGCCTCGCGAAGCACCGGAGGATCGAGGTTCCCCTGTTCGCGGCCATGGCCTATCCCACAGCCTCTCGCGACAACCTGCTCCTGGCCCATGACTGGATGGCCTGGCTGTTCGAGTACGATGACCAGTTCGATGAGGGGGACGACGGTCACAGCACCGACAGGGCCCGGCAATCCCGGGAGAGCCTGTTGTCGATCCTCGACGACACGTCCACCGTGGCGCGGGAGGTCCCTCGGAGAACGCTCCAATCAGGGCTGAGTGACATCTGGTCGAGACTGCGGGCCGTGGCCCCTCCTGGCCTGCGGGAGCGCTTCGCGGGGCATGTCGCGGACTACCTCGAGTCCTATGAATGGGAGACCCACAACCGCCGCGTCGGGTACTGCCCGGACGTCGAGGAGTATCTGGCAAAGCGACAGCACACGGGCGCCGCCCATCCCTGCTTCGACCTGGTCGTGCCCGCGGCGGGAATCCAGTACGGCCGTGTGGATTGGACGAATGCCAGGAGGGGGCGCCTCGAATACCTCTCGTCGGAGATCATCACGCTGTCCAACGATCTCGTCTCATTTCCAAAGGAAATGGAGCAAGGAGACGTCCACAACATCGTGATCATCCTCATGCGGCGGCACGGACATCCGGAGCAAGAGGCGGTCCTTCGGACGGTGGGCCTGCTCGAGTCGCGCATCGCGGACTTCGAGCGGGAGGCGAGTGGACTGGCGCGAGCCCCCCTCGGCCTGAATGACGATACGAAGCTTTACATCCACGGCCTGAAGGTCTGGTACCAGGCCAACTATTTCTGGTCGTTGAAATGCCGTCGCTTCATCGTCGACCAGGTGGATGAGGCGGCCCACTGA
- a CDS encoding S8 family serine peptidase, with translation MRKSSTWPVGGVRPLRAMVVGCALVAPLSAIAGPSDTKQPPASARGVSLPPAVLVSDSREVSAGGARGYSLVTPAGLVIHRTERPVLALRSIQVPGTAIQLHTWQESQTNGMRQSYTAYTRGGTEAVGRVRDTSYLVRLDAAQFDPLQVTQPLATRLLAADPDNTLHLVQFLGAPLPEFREAIERQGGKVLRFLTDHTFVVDMDADAQKRVAELPYVRWVGPYHPEYRLERELRESLMGLAPALAPQRYSIMLGESGAGRQEEVAALVRKLGGTVELIEQGGLRVEATLTAAQLRQVARSNAVQFIDRWGGPGGVDMDIVRDVGGANYLEGLEGWTGQGVRGEIFDTELLTTHQEWSTAPIIHSTGTTGSLHGSSCYSNNFARGANPAARGMIPSGQGIFFRYSESTQFGGTKSRYDINKELINPAGPYRAVFQTSSVGSAQGTAYTTISAEVDDYLFKHPILSTQSQSNTGSRNSRPQAWAKNIVSVGAVQHQNTASRADDRWNYTGSIGPAADGRIKPDLSYFYDSIQSATGSGNANYTQFGGTSSATPQTAGHFGLLFQMWHEGVWSGFGGKADVFDSRPQMATAKALMINNAYRYNWQAGGSNADVDRYKQGWGTADIRRLYDRAPKTSVIDETDLLTPLGVKTYDVTVPSGETELNVTLVFTDPMGTVGAAQTRINDLSLRVTDPNGTVYWGNYGLTTGRFSTPGGTSNTIDTVENVFIQNPVAGKWTVEVLGDEIVQDSHVETTALDADYGLVVSGGVISGG, from the coding sequence ATGCGAAAGTCGTCTACGTGGCCGGTGGGCGGAGTACGCCCGCTGAGGGCCATGGTGGTGGGTTGTGCCCTCGTAGCTCCTCTGTCCGCCATCGCGGGCCCGTCCGACACGAAACAGCCACCTGCCTCCGCGCGCGGCGTCTCGCTGCCTCCGGCGGTGCTCGTCAGTGATTCGCGAGAGGTCTCCGCGGGTGGAGCCAGGGGTTACTCGCTCGTGACGCCGGCCGGGCTCGTCATCCACCGCACCGAGCGGCCTGTCCTGGCGCTGCGCTCCATCCAGGTTCCCGGCACGGCCATCCAACTGCATACGTGGCAGGAATCGCAGACGAACGGGATGCGCCAGAGCTACACGGCCTATACGCGCGGCGGGACGGAGGCGGTTGGCCGTGTCAGGGATACCAGCTACCTGGTACGTCTGGACGCGGCGCAGTTCGACCCGCTCCAGGTCACGCAGCCGCTGGCCACCCGTCTGCTCGCCGCGGATCCGGACAACACGCTGCACCTGGTGCAGTTCCTCGGGGCGCCGCTGCCGGAGTTCCGCGAGGCCATCGAGCGCCAGGGCGGCAAGGTGTTGCGCTTCCTCACCGACCACACCTTCGTGGTGGACATGGACGCGGACGCGCAGAAGCGCGTCGCGGAGCTGCCCTACGTGCGCTGGGTGGGGCCCTACCACCCCGAGTACCGGCTGGAGCGCGAGCTGCGGGAATCCCTGATGGGGCTGGCGCCGGCGCTGGCACCGCAGCGCTACTCCATCATGCTGGGTGAGAGCGGCGCCGGACGGCAGGAAGAGGTGGCCGCCCTGGTGCGCAAGCTCGGCGGCACGGTGGAGCTCATCGAGCAGGGAGGCCTGCGCGTGGAGGCCACGCTCACCGCGGCCCAGCTGCGCCAGGTGGCTCGCTCCAACGCGGTGCAGTTCATCGACCGGTGGGGTGGCCCCGGTGGCGTGGACATGGACATCGTCCGCGACGTGGGCGGCGCCAACTACCTGGAGGGGCTCGAGGGCTGGACGGGCCAGGGCGTGCGCGGGGAAATCTTCGACACCGAGCTGCTCACCACGCATCAGGAGTGGAGCACCGCCCCCATCATCCACAGCACGGGCACCACGGGCTCGCTCCACGGCAGCAGCTGCTACAGCAACAACTTCGCCCGGGGCGCGAACCCGGCCGCGCGCGGCATGATTCCCAGCGGCCAGGGCATCTTCTTCCGCTACAGCGAGTCCACCCAGTTCGGCGGCACCAAGTCCCGCTACGACATCAACAAGGAGCTCATCAACCCGGCCGGGCCCTACCGCGCCGTGTTCCAGACCTCCAGCGTGGGCAGCGCCCAGGGCACCGCCTACACCACCATCTCCGCCGAGGTGGACGACTACCTCTTCAAGCACCCCATCCTCAGCACACAGTCGCAGAGCAACACGGGCAGCCGGAACTCACGCCCGCAGGCGTGGGCGAAGAACATCGTCTCCGTGGGCGCGGTCCAGCACCAGAACACCGCCAGCCGCGCGGATGACCGCTGGAACTACACCGGCAGCATCGGGCCCGCGGCGGACGGCCGCATCAAGCCGGACCTGTCCTACTTCTACGACTCCATCCAGTCGGCGACTGGCAGCGGCAACGCCAACTACACCCAGTTCGGCGGCACCAGCTCCGCCACACCGCAGACGGCGGGCCACTTCGGTCTGCTCTTCCAGATGTGGCACGAGGGCGTCTGGAGCGGCTTCGGCGGCAAGGCGGACGTGTTCGACAGCCGCCCCCAGATGGCCACCGCCAAGGCGCTGATGATCAACAACGCCTACCGCTACAACTGGCAGGCCGGCGGCTCCAACGCGGACGTCGACCGCTACAAGCAGGGCTGGGGCACCGCCGACATCCGGCGCCTCTACGACCGCGCCCCGAAGACGAGCGTCATCGACGAGACGGACCTCCTCACACCGCTGGGTGTCAAGACGTACGACGTCACCGTCCCGAGCGGTGAGACGGAGCTGAACGTCACGCTCGTCTTCACCGATCCGATGGGCACCGTCGGCGCGGCCCAGACGCGCATCAACGACCTGTCGCTCCGCGTGACGGACCCGAACGGCACCGTCTACTGGGGCAACTACGGCCTGACGACGGGCAGGTTCTCCACCCCGGGGGGAACGTCCAACACCATCGACACGGTGGAGAACGTGTTCATCCAGAACCCCGTGGCCGGCAAATGGACGGTGGAGGTGCTGGGCGACGAGATCGTCCAGGACTCCCACGTGGAGACGACCGCGCTGGACGCGGACTACGGCCTGGTGGTCAGCGGTGGCGTCATCAGTGGTGGGTGA
- a CDS encoding YgiQ family radical SAM protein, whose product MATPLRYAHPFLPVTRADMKARGWEQLDIIIVTGDAYVDHPAFGPVLIARFLEGRGFKVGIISQPDWHSAEPFKELGKPRLFFGVAAGNLDSMLNRLTAQKKNRSEDQYSPGGRTNARPDRATIVYAQRCREAYPDVPIVLGGIEASLRRIAHYDYWSDKVRRAILFDAKADLLVFGMGERPIWEIADRLDRGELIEDLRDVRGTAYLINDEAMKVHEADPARRAADQKTVVLPSYEEVVADKEAFARMSRDFQMETNPGNGRPLAQRHGNRAVYFNPPALPLEDGAGKGDSASVAMDELYDLKFNRVPHPMYREQIPAYETVKHSVVLMRGCFGGCTFCSITEHEGRVIQSRSAESVLREVRALRRMGDFRGTLTDLGGPTANMYKLKCKSEDIEKRCRKLSCVHPGVCENLDTDHGPLIDLMKQVRQEEGIKHVFIASGVRYDLAERSPEYVKELAAHHVGGQLSVAPEHVSKRVLEKMKKPGIESFERFQTMFACASEEAGKEQYDIPYFISGHPGSELKDMVELALWLKQNGKRPRQVQDFIPTPMSVATAMYYSGLDPLKMEPVYTARGLREKKLQKALLLYWNPEQWPLAREALIQAGREDLIGRGPHALVPPETGAEASRRKQAEARERQERRAR is encoded by the coding sequence ATGGCCACTCCGCTCCGCTACGCCCACCCCTTCCTGCCCGTCACCCGCGCCGACATGAAGGCCCGGGGTTGGGAACAGCTCGACATCATCATCGTCACGGGTGACGCGTACGTGGATCACCCCGCGTTCGGCCCGGTGCTCATCGCCCGCTTCCTCGAGGGGCGTGGCTTCAAGGTGGGGATCATCTCCCAGCCGGACTGGCACTCGGCCGAGCCCTTCAAGGAACTGGGCAAGCCCCGGCTCTTCTTCGGGGTGGCCGCGGGCAACCTGGACTCGATGCTCAACCGGCTCACCGCGCAGAAGAAGAACCGCTCCGAGGACCAGTACAGCCCCGGGGGGCGCACCAACGCCCGGCCGGACCGGGCCACCATCGTCTACGCCCAGCGCTGCCGCGAGGCCTATCCGGACGTGCCCATCGTGCTGGGGGGCATCGAGGCGTCGCTGCGCCGCATCGCGCACTACGACTACTGGAGCGACAAGGTGCGGCGCGCCATCCTCTTCGACGCCAAGGCGGACCTGCTCGTCTTCGGCATGGGCGAGCGCCCCATCTGGGAGATCGCGGACCGGCTCGACCGGGGCGAGCTCATCGAGGACCTCCGGGACGTGCGGGGCACGGCCTACCTCATCAACGACGAGGCGATGAAGGTGCACGAGGCGGACCCCGCGCGGCGCGCCGCGGACCAGAAGACGGTGGTGCTGCCCTCGTACGAGGAGGTGGTGGCCGACAAGGAGGCCTTCGCGCGCATGTCGCGCGACTTCCAGATGGAGACCAACCCCGGCAACGGGCGTCCCCTGGCGCAGCGCCACGGCAACCGCGCCGTCTACTTCAACCCGCCGGCGCTTCCCCTGGAGGACGGGGCGGGCAAGGGGGACAGCGCGTCGGTGGCCATGGACGAGCTGTATGACCTGAAGTTCAACCGCGTGCCGCACCCCATGTACCGGGAGCAGATTCCGGCCTACGAGACGGTGAAGCACTCGGTGGTGCTGATGCGTGGCTGCTTTGGCGGGTGCACCTTCTGCTCCATCACCGAGCACGAGGGCCGGGTCATCCAGAGCCGCAGCGCGGAGAGCGTGCTGCGCGAGGTGCGGGCCCTGCGGCGCATGGGGGACTTCCGCGGCACGCTCACGGATCTGGGGGGCCCCACGGCCAACATGTACAAGCTCAAGTGCAAGAGCGAGGACATCGAGAAGCGTTGCCGCAAGCTGTCGTGCGTGCACCCGGGCGTGTGCGAGAACCTGGACACGGACCACGGGCCGCTCATCGACCTGATGAAGCAGGTGCGCCAGGAGGAGGGCATCAAGCACGTCTTCATCGCGAGCGGCGTGCGCTACGACCTGGCCGAGCGCTCGCCGGAGTACGTGAAGGAACTGGCCGCGCACCACGTGGGCGGCCAGCTCTCGGTGGCGCCCGAGCACGTGTCGAAGCGGGTGCTGGAGAAGATGAAGAAGCCGGGCATCGAGAGCTTCGAGCGCTTCCAGACGATGTTCGCCTGCGCGAGCGAGGAGGCGGGCAAGGAGCAGTACGACATTCCCTACTTCATCAGCGGGCACCCGGGCTCGGAGCTGAAGGACATGGTGGAGCTGGCGCTGTGGCTCAAGCAGAACGGCAAGCGGCCGCGCCAGGTGCAGGACTTCATTCCCACGCCCATGTCGGTGGCCACGGCCATGTACTACTCGGGGTTGGATCCGCTGAAGATGGAGCCGGTGTACACGGCGCGGGGCCTGCGCGAGAAGAAGCTGCAGAAGGCGCTGCTGCTCTACTGGAATCCGGAGCAGTGGCCGCTGGCGCGCGAGGCGCTCATCCAGGCGGGCCGGGAGGACCTCATCGGCCGGGGACCCCACGCGCTGGTGCCGCCGGAGACGGGCGCCGAGGCCTCGCGCCGCAAGCAGGCCGAGGCGCGCGAGCGGCAGGAGCGGCGCGCCCGGTAA
- a CDS encoding HAD family hydrolase translates to MTAPPKTIVFDLDGTLVDSLPDIITSFQYALESQKLPVPSVAEVRALIGLPLEDMYAHFAAPDQIPTLCALYREHYPRNFVTRSRPFPGAVELLRTLRERGYTLAIATTKRTDMARRFVEALGLTSAVDHIQGTDGFPHKPAPDVIQRALAALGSEGLWMVGDTTHDILAGRAAGLRTYAVTWGNHGADELATAKPDEIQADLSRLLEHLPARA, encoded by the coding sequence ATGACCGCCCCGCCCAAGACCATCGTCTTCGACCTCGACGGCACGCTGGTGGACTCGCTGCCGGACATCATCACCAGCTTCCAGTACGCCCTGGAGAGCCAGAAGCTGCCCGTGCCCTCGGTCGCGGAGGTCCGCGCCCTCATCGGCCTGCCCCTCGAGGACATGTACGCGCACTTCGCGGCGCCCGACCAGATCCCCACCCTGTGCGCCCTCTACCGCGAGCACTACCCCCGCAACTTCGTCACGCGCTCGCGCCCCTTCCCCGGCGCCGTGGAGCTGCTGCGCACCCTGCGCGAGCGCGGCTACACGCTCGCCATCGCCACCACCAAGCGCACCGACATGGCCCGGCGCTTCGTCGAGGCACTCGGGTTGACGTCCGCCGTGGACCACATCCAGGGCACCGACGGCTTTCCCCACAAGCCCGCGCCGGACGTCATCCAGCGGGCCCTGGCCGCGCTCGGCTCCGAGGGCCTGTGGATGGTGGGCGACACCACCCACGACATCCTCGCCGGTCGCGCCGCGGGCCTGCGCACCTACGCCGTCACCTGGGGCAACCACGGCGCGGATGAGCTCGCCACCGCGAAGCCGGACGAGATCCAGGCCGATCTCTCGCGGCTGCTCGAGCACCTGCCCGCGCGCGCCTGA
- a CDS encoding sterol desaturase family protein gives MPMLPPRSPIDVALGVFFLNLLRYVVFALPAFVFFHRRTPRRFSSRRLGPGPVSEKQARREILYSMGSLVIFGLVGVWMYALAEAGLSRFYTDDRHGPVWFVLSIPVMLLVHDTYFYWTHRFMHWKPIFEHVHKVHHLSHDPSPLAAYAFHPLEAVIEAGIGPLILLTLPVHRSAFLIFLTLQLFINVIGHLGVELYPRGFLRSPVGRWFTTTTHHHQHHQRMKWNFGLYFNVWDRLLGTNHPQYESTFEALTTPVPESPAEEAAESEPALTGEFSSRPS, from the coding sequence ATGCCCATGCTTCCCCCGCGTTCCCCGATTGACGTCGCGTTGGGCGTGTTCTTCCTCAACCTGCTGCGCTACGTGGTGTTCGCCCTTCCGGCGTTCGTGTTCTTCCACCGCCGCACGCCGCGGCGGTTCTCGTCCCGGCGGTTGGGACCCGGGCCGGTGAGCGAGAAGCAGGCGCGCCGGGAGATCCTCTATTCAATGGGTTCCCTGGTCATCTTCGGGCTGGTGGGCGTGTGGATGTACGCGCTCGCCGAGGCCGGGCTGTCGCGCTTCTACACCGACGACCGCCATGGGCCGGTGTGGTTCGTCCTGTCCATTCCGGTGATGCTCCTGGTGCACGACACGTACTTCTACTGGACGCACCGCTTCATGCACTGGAAGCCCATCTTCGAGCACGTCCACAAGGTGCACCACCTGTCGCACGATCCATCGCCGCTCGCCGCCTACGCCTTCCACCCCCTGGAGGCCGTCATCGAGGCGGGCATCGGACCGCTCATCCTGCTGACCCTGCCGGTCCATCGCAGCGCGTTCCTCATCTTCCTGACCCTCCAGCTCTTCATCAACGTCATCGGGCACCTGGGCGTCGAGCTGTATCCGCGGGGCTTCCTGCGCTCGCCCGTGGGCCGGTGGTTCACCACGACCACCCACCACCACCAGCACCACCAGCGGATGAAGTGGAACTTCGGCCTCTACTTCAACGTGTGGGATCGGCTGCTGGGCACCAATCACCCCCAGTACGAGTCCACCTTCGAAGCACTCACCACCCCCGTGCCCGAGTCTCCCGCCGAGGAGGCGGCCGAATCCGAGCCGGCCCTGACCGGGGAATTCTCCTCGCGCCCGAGCTGA
- a CDS encoding SDR family NAD(P)-dependent oxidoreductase, whose protein sequence is MDLELRNRRALVTGSTFGIGFAIAKGLAAEGAHVFINGRKSESVDKAIARIRQEVPGAQVEGVAADATTAEGAQAVFARVPAVDILVNNLGIFEPKPFFEIPDADWTRFFEANVLSGVRFSRHYAPGMRERGWGRVLFISSESALNIPTEMIHYGMTKTAQLSISRGLAMELAESGVTVNAVLPGPTKTEGVQDFLQDLAKSKGQTVEQTEADFFRTARPGSLLRRFASPEEVAHLAVYLCSTRASATTGAALRVDGGLVNNIG, encoded by the coding sequence ATGGATCTCGAACTCCGCAATCGTCGAGCACTCGTCACCGGCTCCACCTTCGGCATTGGCTTCGCCATCGCCAAGGGACTGGCCGCCGAGGGCGCCCACGTCTTCATCAACGGCCGCAAGAGCGAGTCGGTCGACAAGGCGATCGCGCGCATCCGCCAGGAAGTGCCCGGCGCCCAGGTGGAGGGCGTGGCGGCGGATGCGACCACCGCCGAGGGCGCCCAGGCGGTGTTCGCCCGCGTGCCCGCGGTGGACATCCTCGTGAACAACCTGGGCATCTTCGAGCCCAAGCCCTTCTTCGAGATTCCGGACGCCGACTGGACGCGCTTCTTCGAGGCCAACGTGCTCAGCGGCGTGCGCTTCTCGCGCCACTACGCGCCCGGCATGCGCGAGCGCGGCTGGGGCCGCGTCCTCTTCATCTCCAGTGAGTCCGCCCTCAACATCCCCACGGAGATGATCCACTACGGCATGACGAAGACGGCCCAGTTGAGCATCTCGCGCGGGCTCGCCATGGAGCTGGCGGAGTCGGGCGTGACGGTGAACGCCGTGCTGCCCGGCCCCACGAAGACCGAGGGCGTGCAGGACTTCCTGCAGGATCTGGCGAAGTCCAAGGGCCAGACGGTCGAGCAGACCGAGGCGGACTTCTTCCGCACCGCGCGTCCCGGCTCGCTCTTGCGCCGCTTCGCCTCGCCCGAGGAGGTGGCCCACCTGGCCGTCTACCTGTGCAGCACGCGGGCCTCGGCCACCACCGGCGCCGCGCTGCGCGTGGATGGCGGCCTCGTCAACAACATCGGCTGA
- a CDS encoding hotdog fold domain-containing protein, which translates to MPTLSSLTQSLSQLASSENLRLLWNVLRHAPGGGVLMGQLIGNMAPYTGSIRPEVLSLEPGYVRVRMRDRRAVRNHLRSVHAIALMNLGEVATGLAVLSSLTGGMRGIITHLEMDYLKKARGPISAECHAPATTPGERKEYDVQADLTDAAGEVVARARARWLIGPAMH; encoded by the coding sequence ATGCCCACCCTCTCCAGCCTGACCCAGTCCCTGAGCCAGCTCGCCTCCTCCGAAAACCTGCGCCTCCTGTGGAACGTGCTTCGCCACGCACCGGGAGGCGGTGTCCTGATGGGGCAGCTCATCGGCAACATGGCACCGTACACGGGCTCCATCCGCCCGGAGGTGCTCTCCCTCGAACCCGGCTACGTCCGGGTGCGCATGAGGGATCGGCGCGCGGTGCGCAACCACCTGCGCTCGGTGCACGCCATCGCGCTGATGAACCTGGGCGAGGTGGCCACCGGACTGGCGGTGCTGTCCTCGCTGACCGGGGGCATGCGCGGCATCATCACCCACCTGGAGATGGACTACCTGAAGAAGGCGCGCGGCCCCATCTCCGCGGAGTGCCACGCGCCCGCGACCACTCCCGGCGAGCGCAAGGAGTACGACGTCCAGGCGGACCTCACCGACGCGGCGGGCGAGGTCGTGGCCCGAGCCCGCGCCCGCTGGCTCATCGGCCCCGCCATGCACTGA